In one Streptomyces sp. NBC_01288 genomic region, the following are encoded:
- a CDS encoding SDR family oxidoreductase gives MGNFLAGRVIAVTGAGRGIGRAVALGAAAEGARVVVNDYGVSMDGASPTSEIAEGVVKEILAAGGEAVAVADDISTMAGGQRVVDVAVSSYGRIDGVVCVAGILRERMLFNMSEEEWDPVLATHLKGTFTVFRAASAVMRKQRAGTLIGFTSGNHQGSVSQANYSAAKGGIISLVRSAALGLNKYGVTANAVAPVARTRMSANVPMELAEIGSPEDVAALVVYLLSERAREAGITGQVYTVAGEKIAVWAQPRELRAAYAAGGWTAEKIAEFLPGSVGVDPMPMLSRVQEMERAARGGERPNA, from the coding sequence ATGGGGAACTTCTTGGCTGGCAGGGTCATCGCTGTGACGGGGGCGGGGCGGGGGATCGGGCGGGCCGTCGCGCTGGGGGCTGCCGCCGAGGGGGCGCGGGTTGTCGTCAACGACTACGGGGTCTCGATGGACGGGGCGTCGCCCACGAGTGAGATCGCCGAGGGGGTTGTCAAGGAGATCCTGGCTGCGGGTGGGGAGGCCGTTGCCGTTGCCGATGACATCTCGACGATGGCTGGGGGGCAGCGGGTTGTCGATGTCGCGGTGTCTTCGTACGGGCGGATCGATGGGGTGGTGTGCGTTGCGGGGATTCTTCGGGAGCGGATGCTTTTCAATATGTCCGAGGAGGAGTGGGATCCCGTACTCGCCACTCATCTGAAGGGGACGTTCACCGTGTTTCGGGCGGCTTCCGCTGTGATGCGGAAGCAGCGGGCCGGAACCTTGATCGGGTTCACCAGCGGGAATCATCAAGGGTCGGTTTCTCAGGCTAATTACAGTGCGGCGAAAGGGGGGATTATTTCGCTGGTGCGGAGCGCTGCCTTGGGCTTGAACAAGTATGGGGTTACCGCCAATGCGGTGGCGCCTGTTGCTCGTACGCGGATGTCCGCGAATGTTCCTATGGAGTTGGCGGAGATCGGGTCGCCGGAGGATGTTGCGGCGCTGGTTGTTTATTTGTTGTCCGAGCGGGCTCGGGAGGCTGGGATTACCGGGCAGGTTTATACCGTTGCCGGGGAGAAGATCGCGGTGTGGGCTCAGCCTCGGGAGTTGCGGGCGGCGTATGCGGCCGGAGGGTGGACGGCGGAGAAGATCGCGGAGTTTTTGCCGGGGTCTGTCGGGGTGGATCCGATGCCGATGCTTTCTCGGGTGCAGGAGATGGAGCGGGCTGCGCGGGGTGGGGAGCGGCCTAACGCCTAG
- a CDS encoding acyl-CoA dehydrogenase family protein — MEFGFADADEDFRVEVRAWLSEHVDSDQDRRAWERTLGKSGWIGLGWPESGYGNRTGSLTQQVAWAEEYARSGAPPRSGHIGENLLAPTLIAHGSEEQKSRFLPAVAAGDELWCQGYSEPGAGSDLAGVRTVAVRDGGEYRVTGQKIWTSLAHEADWCFVLARTEVGSRRHRGLSFLLVPMDQPGCVEVRPIRQLTGTSEFNEVFFEGARARAEHLVGGEGEGWQVAMSLLGFERGVSTLAQQIGFARELGRVVEAAVASGAVGDPVLRDRLVRQWAELKAMRWNALRTLGRAGDAGAPSVAKLLWGGWHQRLGELAMQVRGAAAAVGPVDWTPSLSYELDLFQHQFLFSRADTIYGGSDQVQRTIIAERVLGLPREPKGVV, encoded by the coding sequence GTGGAATTTGGATTCGCTGACGCAGATGAAGACTTTCGGGTGGAGGTTCGGGCGTGGCTCTCTGAGCATGTTGATTCGGATCAGGATCGGCGGGCTTGGGAACGGACGCTTGGTAAGAGTGGGTGGATCGGGCTGGGTTGGCCGGAGTCCGGGTATGGGAATCGGACGGGGAGCCTTACCCAACAGGTCGCCTGGGCCGAGGAATACGCGCGGTCGGGCGCGCCGCCTCGGTCCGGGCATATTGGGGAGAACCTTCTTGCCCCTACCCTCATCGCGCATGGAAGCGAGGAGCAGAAATCCCGTTTCCTGCCGGCTGTCGCTGCGGGGGACGAGCTGTGGTGTCAGGGGTACAGCGAACCGGGGGCCGGGTCGGATCTCGCGGGGGTGCGGACTGTTGCCGTGCGGGACGGTGGGGAGTATCGGGTCACCGGGCAGAAGATCTGGACCTCGCTCGCTCATGAGGCCGACTGGTGTTTTGTGTTGGCGCGGACCGAGGTGGGGTCGCGGCGGCATCGGGGGTTGAGTTTTCTGCTCGTGCCCATGGATCAGCCGGGGTGTGTCGAGGTGCGGCCCATACGGCAGTTGACCGGGACGAGTGAGTTCAACGAGGTGTTCTTTGAGGGGGCACGTGCGCGTGCCGAGCATCTTGTGGGGGGTGAGGGCGAGGGGTGGCAGGTCGCCATGAGTCTGCTCGGGTTCGAGCGGGGGGTGTCGACCCTGGCCCAACAGATCGGGTTCGCACGGGAGTTGGGGCGGGTGGTCGAGGCCGCCGTTGCCTCGGGGGCCGTTGGTGATCCCGTCCTGCGCGATCGACTCGTGCGACAGTGGGCCGAGTTGAAGGCCATGCGGTGGAACGCCCTGCGGACCCTGGGGCGGGCCGGGGACGCGGGGGCGCCCAGTGTGGCCAAGCTGTTGTGGGGCGGGTGGCATCAGCGGCTCGGGGAGTTGGCGATGCAGGTGCGGGGGGCCGCGGCGGCGGTCGGGCCGGTGGACTGGACGCCGTCACTGTCGTACGAACTCGACCTGTTCCAGCACCAGTTCCTCTTTTCGCGGGCCGACACGATCTACGGCGGCTCGGACCAGGTTCAGCGCACGATCATCGCCGAGCGGGTGCTCGGTCTGCCCAGGGAACCCAAGGGGGTCGTCTGA
- a CDS encoding alcohol dehydrogenase catalytic domain-containing protein has translation MRGVVFDGKQIQVVDDLEVREPGPGEVLVAISAAGLCHSDLSVVDGTIPFPVPVVLGHEGAGVVEAVGVGVTHVGPGDHVALSTLANCGTCAECDRGRPTMCRQAIGRPGKPFTRGGQSVYQFASNSAFAERTVVKAVQAVRIPKDIPMPSAALIGCGVLTGVGAVLNRARVGLGDSVVVIGTGGIGLNVLQGARIAGALTIVAVDANPGKEGVARQFGATHFLTSAEGVREILPNGADHAFECVGRVELIRQAVDLLDRHGQAVLLGVPPATAEASFLVSSMYLDKSILGCRYGSSRPQRDIALYAQLYREGRLLLDELVTETYPVEDFEKAAGDAEAGRVARGVLTF, from the coding sequence ATGCGCGGTGTGGTCTTCGACGGCAAGCAGATCCAGGTCGTGGACGATCTGGAGGTCCGGGAACCGGGGCCCGGGGAAGTGCTGGTCGCCATCTCGGCGGCCGGGTTGTGCCACAGCGATCTGTCTGTGGTGGACGGGACCATACCTTTCCCCGTTCCTGTGGTGCTGGGACATGAGGGTGCGGGCGTGGTGGAGGCCGTGGGTGTGGGCGTCACCCATGTCGGGCCTGGGGATCATGTGGCTCTTTCCACGCTCGCCAACTGCGGTACCTGTGCCGAGTGCGACCGGGGGCGGCCGACCATGTGCCGGCAGGCCATCGGGCGGCCGGGGAAGCCGTTCACGCGAGGCGGGCAGTCGGTGTACCAGTTCGCTTCCAACTCCGCCTTCGCCGAGCGGACCGTGGTCAAGGCCGTGCAGGCCGTACGGATTCCGAAGGACATCCCGATGCCGTCCGCCGCGCTCATCGGGTGCGGGGTGTTGACCGGGGTCGGTGCCGTTCTCAATCGGGCGCGGGTCGGTCTTGGGGACAGTGTCGTCGTCATCGGGACGGGTGGTATTGGGCTCAATGTTCTTCAAGGGGCCCGGATCGCGGGGGCGTTGACGATCGTCGCGGTGGATGCGAACCCGGGGAAGGAGGGGGTGGCTCGGCAGTTCGGGGCCACTCACTTCCTTACGTCGGCGGAGGGTGTGCGCGAGATTCTGCCGAACGGGGCCGATCACGCCTTTGAGTGCGTGGGACGGGTGGAGTTGATCCGGCAGGCTGTGGATCTGCTGGATCGGCATGGGCAGGCGGTGTTGCTCGGGGTGCCGCCGGCTACCGCCGAGGCGTCCTTCCTCGTCTCGTCCATGTATTTGGACAAGTCGATTCTCGGGTGCCGGTACGGATCGTCCCGGCCGCAGCGGGACATCGCCCTGTACGCCCAGCTGTATCGCGAAGGGCGGTTGCTGCTCGACGAGTTGGTGACCGAGACGTATCCCGTCGAGGACTTCGAGAAGGCGGCGGGGGACGCGGAGGCGGGGCGGGTGGCGCGCGGGGTACTCACGTTCTGA
- a CDS encoding MFS transporter: MTYRDVVSRQVLAWACTAIGARMPVAMAPLALVFLVRERPGGYSLGAILAAAYVLGEIGGAPVFGMRLRPERARVQLAVGLAVGTVGFLGLGVFPGAHPVVLAGFAFVAGGAPAAATGGLRTLLSELVPARSVAQALSVESILTAGVWAVSPAAVAGLALGVAPRVPLLLAAGLMAWSVGGLWLLPARWGGAEEEGGESPPLLRVLVGAWPVYVVGGASLALLGLSELVLPALLEQRGIGVGWSGPLLTGMAVGGGLGAFVYGLRGWPGLLRTRSVVLMAGTSVCVALAAVIPAAAGIAVALVVGGTLQSGAMLTRNLSLREVLPPGALAAGYSVMYAASGVGYAATGSLAGALLKVAAPSTAILAGVCLTVAMTGVGWWGEVRRARRGAYAEGSGVSVVEPGGVGAGAGVEGVK, translated from the coding sequence ATGACTTACCGCGATGTGGTCTCCCGACAGGTCCTGGCCTGGGCCTGCACCGCCATCGGCGCCCGGATGCCGGTGGCCATGGCGCCGCTGGCCCTGGTCTTCCTGGTGCGCGAGCGACCGGGGGGCTATTCGCTGGGCGCGATACTCGCGGCGGCCTATGTCCTGGGGGAGATCGGCGGTGCGCCGGTCTTCGGGATGCGGTTGCGGCCGGAGCGGGCCCGGGTTCAGCTGGCTGTCGGGCTCGCGGTCGGGACGGTGGGGTTTCTGGGGCTCGGGGTGTTTCCGGGGGCGCATCCTGTCGTGCTCGCCGGGTTCGCGTTCGTCGCCGGGGGTGCGCCTGCCGCGGCCACCGGCGGACTGCGCACGCTGCTAAGCGAGTTGGTGCCGGCGCGGTCCGTGGCGCAGGCCCTGTCCGTCGAGTCGATACTCACGGCGGGCGTGTGGGCCGTGTCTCCGGCGGCGGTGGCCGGGCTGGCGCTCGGTGTCGCGCCGAGGGTGCCGTTGCTGCTCGCGGCCGGGTTGATGGCGTGGTCGGTCGGGGGGTTGTGGCTGCTGCCGGCCCGGTGGGGTGGGGCGGAAGAGGAGGGCGGGGAGAGTCCTCCGCTGCTCCGGGTGCTGGTCGGGGCATGGCCGGTGTATGTCGTGGGCGGGGCCAGCCTTGCCCTGCTCGGGCTGTCGGAGCTTGTCCTCCCGGCTCTCCTCGAACAGCGCGGTATCGGCGTCGGCTGGTCGGGTCCGCTGCTGACCGGGATGGCGGTGGGGGGTGGGCTGGGCGCGTTCGTCTACGGGCTGCGCGGCTGGCCGGGGTTGTTGCGCACCCGGAGTGTGGTGCTGATGGCCGGCACCTCGGTGTGTGTGGCGCTGGCCGCGGTGATACCGGCCGCGGCGGGGATCGCGGTCGCGCTCGTCGTGGGCGGCACGCTTCAGTCGGGCGCGATGCTCACCCGGAATCTCTCGTTGCGGGAGGTGTTGCCGCCGGGTGCGTTGGCTGCGGGGTATTCGGTGATGTACGCGGCGTCGGGGGTGGGGTATGCGGCTACGGGGTCGCTGGCCGGGGCGTTGTTGAAGGTGGCTGCGCCGTCCACGGCGATCTTGGCGGGGGTGTGTCTGACCGTGGCGATGACCGGTGTGGGGTGGTGGGGAGAGGTGCGACGGGCGCGGCGGGGTGCGTATGCGGAGGGGAGTGGTGTGAGTGTCGTAGAGCCAGGGGGTGTTGGGGCTGGGGCGGGTGTTGAGGGTGTCAAGTGA